Proteins encoded within one genomic window of Nitrospina gracilis 3/211:
- a CDS encoding L-2-amino-thiazoline-4-carboxylic acid hydrolase, which yields MSENPEQTETQTNASERIEPMLAHLKVGGQNIDLDRIRAHFNQMWEFENGDNLSEEEQYLTTIGLFIYTCHNALDDYSINVMRARQYITDALTAWLAPETDKQVAEEKASDNPFKTFVEKEQPRAEDYFSWRHFLLEVKKASDKEFQFKMKSCWFHSLFIRLGRADYIETACNFDRIPAEARTDYVNLKLNNTFAKLGTFCQFRYTPSEGE from the coding sequence ATGTCCGAGAATCCCGAGCAGACCGAAACGCAGACCAACGCTTCTGAACGCATTGAACCGATGCTGGCGCACCTGAAGGTGGGTGGACAGAATATCGACCTCGACCGCATCCGCGCCCATTTCAACCAGATGTGGGAATTCGAAAACGGCGACAATCTATCGGAAGAAGAGCAGTACCTGACCACCATCGGGCTGTTCATTTACACCTGCCACAACGCGCTGGACGATTACAGCATCAACGTCATGCGGGCACGGCAGTACATCACCGATGCGCTGACGGCGTGGCTGGCTCCGGAAACGGACAAACAGGTGGCGGAGGAGAAGGCCTCGGACAACCCCTTCAAGACCTTCGTGGAAAAGGAACAGCCGCGGGCGGAGGATTATTTCAGTTGGCGGCACTTTCTGTTGGAAGTCAAAAAGGCGAGCGACAAGGAGTTCCAGTTCAAAATGAAATCCTGCTGGTTCCACAGTTTGTTCATCCGGCTGGGGCGGGCGGACTACATCGAGACCGCCTGCAACTTCGACCGCATTCCGGCCGAGGCCCGCACCGATTACGTGAACCTGAAACTCAACAACACCTTCGCCAAACTGGGCACCTTCTGCCAGTTCCGCTACACCCCCTCTGAGGGAGAGTGA
- a CDS encoding FMN-binding protein gives MVVGNEIGRSYPITFMVVINPDGTVRDVEIMVYREPHGWEVRFEPFMSQFFGRNAKNPFNDINNITGATLSVRSMTRG, from the coding sequence ATGGTGGTGGGAAACGAGATCGGCCGCTCCTATCCCATCACGTTCATGGTGGTCATCAATCCGGATGGAACGGTGCGGGATGTCGAAATCATGGTCTATCGCGAGCCGCACGGGTGGGAGGTGCGATTTGAGCCCTTCATGAGCCAGTTCTTCGGCAGGAATGCGAAGAACCCATTCAACGATATCAATAACATTACCGGCGCCACGTTGTCTGTACGGTCCATGACGCGGGGGTGA
- the bioD gene encoding dethiobiotin synthase, with translation MAANGYFITATDTGIGKTVVTAALLTLFRQHGQNAGFIKPIETGVDTHCSSAANSDAKFLLECSGLNEPLEAICPLILKTPAAPYQAAEVENREIVPAAIEDACREIAKRYHPLLVEGAGGLRVPITPDYHMIDLIAALGFPVILVAGFQLGTLNHTLLSLDALHARNIPVKGVIFSDRKEDGLTDVEALQPALISHLSKVPVLGRLPFIDDLSTDSFTPEVCAHLEQMINLPALLDG, from the coding sequence ATGGCTGCAAATGGATATTTCATCACCGCCACCGACACCGGGATCGGCAAAACCGTGGTCACAGCGGCCCTTTTGACGCTGTTCCGCCAGCACGGACAAAACGCAGGATTCATCAAACCCATCGAGACAGGGGTGGACACGCATTGCAGTTCCGCCGCCAACTCCGACGCCAAATTCCTTCTGGAATGTTCGGGCCTCAACGAGCCGCTGGAAGCCATCTGTCCGCTGATCCTCAAAACCCCCGCCGCGCCGTACCAGGCGGCGGAAGTCGAGAACAGGGAAATCGTCCCCGCCGCCATCGAGGACGCCTGCCGCGAAATCGCGAAACGGTACCATCCGTTACTGGTCGAAGGCGCCGGCGGACTGCGCGTTCCCATCACACCGGACTATCACATGATCGATCTCATCGCCGCGCTCGGCTTTCCCGTCATCCTCGTCGCCGGATTTCAACTGGGCACCCTCAACCACACGTTGCTCAGCCTAGACGCTCTGCACGCCCGCAACATCCCGGTCAAAGGCGTGATCTTCAGCGACCGCAAGGAGGACGGGCTGACCGATGTCGAAGCCCTGCAACCCGCGCTCATCTCGCACCTGTCAAAGGTTCCGGTGCTCGGCCGCCTGCCCTTCATCGACGACCTGTCCACCGACAGCTTCACTCCGGAAGTGTGCGCCCATCTCGAACAGATGATCAACCTTCCCGCGCTCCTCGATGGTTGA
- a CDS encoding cation diffusion facilitator family transporter: MAQPHQSFKNMKAALIQNKLKLAIFLTSLVMVAEAVGGILAHSLSLLGDAAHMLTDVFSLSLSWFALKIADKPVTATKTYGYHRMEIFAALTNGILLFIMALWILWEAIERFQSPLPVHTPTVMVVALLGLITNLAVMYFLKDSVGHGHHHDLNLKGAFYHVIGDTLASVAVLLGGLVMWYTQWYVLDVVIAALISLILMWGARSIIADSFHILLEGVPRGISLKEVERELTAIPAVEDIHELHVWCICSNIYALSTHALVNNSKVSQVEDTLKEIKALLKDRFNITHSTIQFEFSPCSVSDALCDMKH; the protein is encoded by the coding sequence ATGGCCCAACCCCACCAAAGTTTCAAAAATATGAAAGCCGCCCTGATCCAAAACAAATTGAAGCTGGCCATCTTCCTGACCTCCCTTGTCATGGTGGCGGAGGCGGTGGGCGGCATTCTTGCGCACAGCCTGTCCCTTCTTGGCGACGCGGCCCACATGCTTACCGACGTTTTTTCCCTCAGCCTCAGCTGGTTTGCCCTCAAAATCGCAGACAAACCGGTCACCGCCACCAAAACCTACGGTTACCACCGGATGGAAATCTTCGCCGCGCTCACCAATGGTATCTTATTGTTTATAATGGCTCTATGGATTCTCTGGGAGGCCATCGAACGGTTCCAGTCGCCCCTTCCGGTGCACACGCCTACGGTCATGGTGGTGGCCCTTTTGGGCCTCATCACCAACCTGGCCGTCATGTATTTTCTTAAAGATTCCGTCGGCCACGGCCACCACCACGACCTCAACCTGAAAGGCGCGTTTTATCACGTCATTGGCGACACCCTCGCCTCGGTGGCCGTGCTCCTCGGTGGTTTGGTGATGTGGTACACTCAATGGTACGTGCTGGACGTGGTCATCGCTGCTCTCATCTCCTTAATTCTGATGTGGGGCGCACGGTCGATCATCGCCGACTCCTTCCACATCCTGCTCGAAGGGGTACCGCGCGGCATCTCGCTGAAAGAGGTCGAACGGGAACTCACCGCCATCCCGGCGGTCGAGGACATTCACGAACTGCACGTGTGGTGCATCTGTTCAAATATTTACGCACTCAGCACGCACGCACTGGTGAATAACAGCAAGGTCTCCCAGGTGGAAGACACTTTGAAGGAAATAAAAGCGTTGTTGAAGGACCGCTTCAACATCACCCATTCGACCATCCAGTTCGAGTTCAGCCCGTGCAGTGTGTCGGACGCGCTGTGTGACATGAAACACTGA
- a CDS encoding peroxiredoxin has protein sequence MATLVAKQAPDFTAQAVMPDGSFKEIKLSDYRGKYVILFFYPLDFTFVCPTEIIAFSDKIDEFKKRNTEVLGVSIDSHFSHLAWRNTDRKKGGLGNIDYPLVADLDKNISASYDVLADGGIAFRGLFLIDKDGVVQHQLINNLPLGRNIDEAIRMLDALQFHEKNGEVCPANWTQGKDGMKPGPKESQEYFQKHG, from the coding sequence ATGGCGACATTAGTTGCAAAGCAAGCCCCCGATTTTACCGCTCAGGCCGTCATGCCGGATGGGAGCTTCAAAGAGATCAAACTTTCGGACTACCGTGGTAAATACGTGATCCTCTTTTTCTATCCGCTCGACTTCACTTTCGTTTGCCCGACGGAAATCATTGCTTTCAGCGACAAGATCGACGAATTCAAAAAACGCAACACGGAAGTGCTGGGCGTTTCCATCGACAGCCATTTTTCCCACTTGGCGTGGCGCAACACCGACCGCAAAAAAGGTGGTCTTGGCAATATCGATTACCCGCTCGTGGCGGATCTGGATAAAAACATCAGTGCCTCTTACGACGTGCTTGCTGACGGCGGCATTGCCTTTCGGGGCCTGTTTCTGATCGACAAGGATGGCGTGGTTCAGCATCAACTCATCAACAACTTGCCGCTCGGCCGCAACATCGACGAAGCCATCCGCATGCTCGACGCGTTGCAGTTCCATGAAAAGAACGGCGAAGTGTGCCCGGCCAACTGGACCCAGGGTAAGGACGGCATGAAGCCCGGCCCGAAAGAGTCGCAGGAGTATTTCCAGAAACACGGTTGA
- a CDS encoding formate--tetrahydrofolate ligase, translating into MPSDSTTPELQPITEIAAKLGLTEADLVPYGRTKAKVRLNVLEKHPPKGKLILVSAITPTAAGEGKTTTTIGLGQGLAKLGQRVCLALREPSLGPCLGMKGGATGGGQSQVHPADEINLHFTGDFHAVTAANNLLSALLDNRIYHEGMSRIDPRRIQWRRVMDMNDRALRNIVLGLGGVLQGVPREGGFDITAASEIMAILCLAGNFGDLKKRLARILVAFTHNDEPVTADSLNATGAMTALLKDALMPNLVQSTEGVPAFIHGGPFANIAHGCNSVIATKMAMGLADWAVTEAGFGFDLGAEKFFDIKCVSAGLDTAAVVLVATCRALKMHGGAQKGELTSPDPERLAKGLVNLDRHVENIKRFREPPIVCLNRFDTDTDAEIQIVREHCENKLKVPFAVSDHFAKGGDGAVELARTVMEHAEKVPDPFHPLYDWAEDIPTKIWKVANGMYGAEKIEYSKKAERDLKSLEKWGYDNLPVCIAKTQSSLSDDPKLYGRPLGFTVTVREILLSAGAGFVIPVTGEIMRMPGLPKNPQAEHIDVVDGHIEGIK; encoded by the coding sequence ATGCCATCCGATTCCACCACCCCCGAACTGCAACCCATCACCGAAATCGCCGCGAAGCTGGGTTTGACGGAAGCCGACCTCGTGCCCTACGGCCGCACCAAGGCCAAGGTGCGGCTGAACGTGCTGGAGAAACATCCGCCGAAAGGCAAACTGATCCTCGTCTCCGCCATCACACCCACCGCGGCAGGCGAAGGCAAGACCACGACCACCATCGGACTCGGCCAGGGTCTGGCGAAGCTGGGCCAGCGTGTGTGCCTCGCCCTGCGCGAACCGTCGCTGGGTCCGTGCCTCGGCATGAAAGGCGGCGCCACCGGCGGCGGCCAAAGCCAGGTGCACCCGGCGGACGAGATCAACCTCCACTTCACCGGCGACTTCCACGCCGTCACCGCCGCCAACAATCTGCTGTCGGCGCTCCTCGATAACCGCATTTACCACGAAGGCATGAGTCGCATCGATCCCCGGCGCATCCAGTGGCGGCGGGTGATGGACATGAACGACCGCGCCTTGCGCAACATCGTGCTGGGCCTGGGCGGTGTCCTGCAGGGCGTGCCGCGCGAAGGGGGATTCGACATCACCGCCGCCTCGGAGATCATGGCCATCCTGTGCCTCGCCGGAAACTTCGGCGATCTCAAAAAACGTCTGGCGCGCATTCTGGTCGCCTTCACCCACAACGACGAACCGGTGACCGCCGATTCGCTCAATGCCACTGGCGCGATGACAGCACTCCTCAAAGACGCGCTCATGCCCAACCTCGTGCAATCGACCGAGGGCGTGCCCGCGTTCATCCACGGCGGCCCGTTCGCCAACATCGCGCACGGATGCAACTCGGTGATCGCCACCAAGATGGCGATGGGCCTCGCCGATTGGGCGGTGACCGAAGCCGGATTCGGTTTCGACCTCGGCGCGGAAAAGTTCTTCGACATCAAGTGCGTGAGCGCCGGACTCGACACCGCCGCGGTGGTGCTGGTCGCCACCTGCCGTGCGCTCAAAATGCACGGCGGCGCGCAGAAGGGCGAGTTGACGTCACCCGACCCCGAACGACTAGCAAAAGGATTGGTCAACCTCGACCGCCACGTCGAGAACATCAAACGATTCCGCGAACCGCCCATCGTCTGCCTCAACCGCTTCGACACCGATACCGACGCCGAAATCCAGATCGTGCGCGAGCACTGCGAGAACAAACTGAAAGTCCCGTTCGCGGTGAGCGATCATTTCGCTAAAGGCGGCGACGGCGCGGTGGAGCTGGCGCGGACGGTGATGGAGCACGCAGAGAAAGTGCCCGATCCGTTCCACCCGCTCTACGACTGGGCGGAAGACATCCCAACGAAAATCTGGAAAGTGGCGAATGGCATGTACGGCGCGGAGAAGATCGAGTACAGCAAAAAAGCCGAGCGCGATCTCAAAAGCCTGGAGAAATGGGGTTACGACAACCTGCCGGTGTGCATCGCCAAAACGCAGTCGTCCTTGTCCGACGATCCCAAACTGTACGGACGGCCTTTGGGGTTCACCGTGACGGTTAGGGAGATATTACTGTCGGCGGGGGCGGGATTCGTCATCCCGGTGACGGGGGAGATCATGCGCATGCCCGGCCTTCCAAAAAATCCGCAGGCGGAGCACATCGACGTCGTCGATGGGCATATTGAAGGGATTAAATAA
- the bioA gene encoding adenosylmethionine--8-amino-7-oxononanoate transaminase has protein sequence MKLPKNAPPRDEDLIRDFHYIWHPCTQMKDHETEPPLLIDRAEGLHLYDREGAGYLDCISSWWVNLFGHNHPHINQAIVDQLHKMAHVMFAGITHQPAVDLAHKLVEWSSPNLTKVFFSDNGSTSVEIALKMSLQFWAQTGKPEKKRFIYLKGGYHGETLGALSVSGIDLFRNRFEPVLMDNLKVEGPDCLRCPYGLTRDTCKAECFEPMEKALVEEHQNVAAVIVEPLVQGAAGMKMYPPVYLEKLQTTCETLRVHTIYDEVAVGFGRTGGLFVSEQLRHKPTFLCLSKGITSGYLPLAATLTEDRIYQAFYGDYDTFKLFIHSHSYSANPLACAAANATFELFAEDGFWDALKTRIATMRECGAMLKELKWCGEFRQTGLIGAVELVRDRETLAEFPMAQRVGYQIYKKALQHGLFLRPLGNVVYFIPPLVIDPESIRTMMATARDCIHDVLSEV, from the coding sequence ATGAAACTCCCCAAAAATGCGCCGCCGCGCGACGAAGACCTGATCCGCGACTTCCATTACATCTGGCACCCGTGCACGCAGATGAAGGATCACGAGACCGAACCGCCTCTATTGATCGACCGCGCCGAAGGTCTGCACCTGTACGACCGGGAAGGCGCCGGCTACCTGGATTGCATTTCTTCGTGGTGGGTGAATCTCTTCGGCCACAACCATCCGCACATCAATCAGGCTATTGTCGATCAGTTGCATAAGATGGCGCACGTCATGTTCGCCGGCATCACTCACCAGCCGGCGGTGGACCTCGCGCACAAGCTGGTCGAATGGTCGTCGCCCAACCTCACCAAGGTCTTCTTCTCGGACAACGGTTCGACGTCGGTTGAGATCGCGCTCAAGATGAGCCTCCAGTTCTGGGCGCAGACCGGCAAGCCGGAGAAAAAACGGTTCATTTATTTGAAGGGCGGGTACCACGGCGAGACGCTGGGCGCGCTCTCCGTGTCCGGCATCGACCTGTTCCGCAACCGCTTCGAGCCGGTGCTGATGGACAACCTGAAGGTGGAAGGACCCGACTGCCTCCGCTGTCCCTACGGCCTCACACGCGACACCTGCAAGGCGGAGTGTTTCGAACCGATGGAGAAGGCGCTGGTCGAGGAACATCAGAATGTCGCCGCCGTCATCGTGGAACCCCTCGTCCAGGGTGCGGCGGGGATGAAAATGTATCCCCCGGTTTATCTGGAAAAACTCCAGACCACCTGCGAAACCCTGCGCGTGCACACCATCTACGACGAAGTCGCCGTCGGTTTCGGCCGCACCGGCGGGCTGTTCGTTTCCGAACAACTTCGCCACAAGCCGACGTTCCTCTGTCTTTCAAAAGGCATCACCTCCGGTTACCTGCCGCTGGCAGCGACGCTCACCGAAGACCGCATCTACCAGGCATTTTATGGCGACTACGACACGTTCAAGCTGTTCATCCACAGCCACAGCTACAGCGCCAACCCGCTGGCGTGCGCCGCCGCCAACGCAACGTTCGAACTGTTCGCCGAAGACGGATTCTGGGACGCGCTCAAAACGCGCATTGCCACCATGCGCGAGTGCGGTGCGATGTTGAAGGAGCTGAAATGGTGCGGCGAGTTCCGGCAGACGGGACTCATCGGGGCGGTCGAACTGGTGCGTGACCGCGAAACCCTGGCAGAGTTCCCCATGGCGCAGAGGGTGGGGTATCAAATCTATAAAAAGGCGTTGCAACACGGACTGTTCCTGCGTCCGCTGGGCAACGTGGTTTATTTCATTCCGCCGCTGGTGATCGATCCCGAAAGCATCCGGACAATGATGGCCACGGCGCGCGATTGCATCCATGACGTGTTGAGCGAGGTCTGA
- a CDS encoding 6-pyruvoyl trahydropterin synthase family protein yields the protein MYEVYVTTRFSAAHQLRGYDGKYENLHGHNWTASVTVEAKELDEIGVGIDFVELKRMVDDFLSKLDYHNINEVPPFDTQNPSAENIARWLFKQLEAAIDKQHARVKRVEVYETPESGAAYFE from the coding sequence ATGTACGAAGTCTATGTCACCACCCGGTTCTCCGCCGCGCACCAACTGCGCGGTTACGACGGCAAATATGAAAATCTGCACGGCCACAACTGGACGGCGAGCGTCACCGTCGAGGCGAAGGAACTGGACGAGATCGGCGTCGGCATCGACTTCGTCGAGCTGAAGAGAATGGTGGACGATTTTCTCTCGAAACTCGATTACCACAACATCAATGAAGTGCCGCCGTTCGACACCCAGAACCCGTCTGCGGAGAACATCGCGCGCTGGCTGTTCAAACAGCTGGAGGCGGCGATCGACAAGCAGCACGCCCGCGTCAAGCGCGTGGAAGTGTACGAAACCCCGGAAAGCGGCGCCGCGTATTTTGAATGA
- a CDS encoding NAD-dependent epimerase/dehydratase family protein, which yields MVDKDRTEIPGLNGARVLVTGAGGFIGSHLVDALLQQNMTVHALVRNPKRAKWLDATKIDLHTGDLLQPATYRDLLKQVDVVLHCGGTVRARKPSDFNRNNVTACNSLYEACLEHGRHLKSIVHLSSIAASGPSPLDAPIDETASCRPHSDYGHSKLAGEVIALTFSRFLPITILRPPVVYGERDRNLLDYIKLISKGWNVHIGRKPKILSLIYIEDLTRAILHAGARPPESDRVLFITDGECYSWDRVAEAAMEILNVRARRIVLSQTALTALAFLSETFSKFSKHPPLLDRQRVRDIDQGAWTASPKRFFDTYGFRPRYDLKEGLTRTIDWYREHRWL from the coding sequence ATGGTTGACAAGGATAGGACCGAAATCCCCGGCCTGAATGGCGCACGCGTGCTGGTTACGGGCGCTGGCGGATTCATCGGCTCGCACCTGGTCGATGCACTTCTTCAACAAAACATGACGGTGCACGCGCTGGTGCGGAATCCCAAACGCGCAAAGTGGCTGGATGCAACGAAAATCGATCTGCATACCGGAGACCTCCTGCAACCGGCCACCTACCGCGACCTGCTGAAACAGGTGGACGTCGTTCTCCACTGCGGCGGCACGGTGCGGGCTCGAAAACCGTCCGACTTCAACCGCAACAACGTCACCGCCTGCAACAGCCTGTACGAAGCCTGCCTCGAGCACGGCAGGCACCTGAAGTCCATTGTGCACCTGAGTAGCATCGCCGCCTCGGGTCCATCCCCCTTGGATGCTCCCATCGACGAAACGGCATCGTGCCGGCCGCACTCGGACTACGGTCATTCCAAGCTGGCGGGAGAGGTGATCGCCCTCACCTTCTCGCGCTTCCTGCCGATCACCATCCTGCGTCCTCCCGTCGTGTATGGCGAGCGCGACAGGAACCTCCTTGACTACATCAAGCTCATCAGCAAAGGATGGAACGTGCACATCGGGAGGAAACCGAAAATCCTGTCACTCATTTACATCGAAGATCTCACCCGCGCCATCCTGCACGCCGGGGCGCGTCCCCCGGAGAGCGACCGGGTGTTGTTCATTACGGACGGAGAGTGTTACTCATGGGACCGGGTGGCTGAGGCGGCGATGGAAATACTGAACGTACGCGCCCGTCGGATTGTCCTGTCGCAGACCGCACTCACGGCGCTGGCGTTTCTGTCGGAGACGTTTTCGAAATTCAGCAAGCACCCACCGCTTCTCGATCGCCAGCGCGTGCGCGACATCGACCAGGGTGCTTGGACGGCATCGCCCAAACGTTTTTTTGACACGTACGGATTCCGACCGCGTTATGATTTGAAGGAGGGACTGACCCGCACCATCGACTGGTACCGCGAACACCGCTGGCTGTAA
- the thiO gene encoding glycine oxidase ThiO codes for MKLSTTCNGARIHAVPQYDVVIVGAGVIGHSIAFKTKQARPDWNIVVLGDPMHSLAASRAAAGMLAPFCECREANRFFRFCRESLDKYPRFIEEVSSVSGKDVFLSDAGSIMPEKSIGDQWDERLQFFKSENVPHAVWSPAEVREKLPHLSPDVGACIWVGEAQINNRQLHDALVAASAKLGVRVENAGVTGFRQDGSSLFAAVTDTGEVEGKRFVLAAGSWSQQLGRVLGVSMPVRPIKGQMCRVDVDDMTLAYTIHGMCTYIAPWRQGNGFVLGSTMEDKGFDSLIQDDVIQAIIDRAAAILPAIQDAPLVETWAGLRPAAEDRMPVMGASSKFHNLYYSTGHFRNGILQTPNQADYMAGIVTGDAPELVAEFDPARYDM; via the coding sequence ATGAAGCTTTCAACCACCTGCAATGGAGCGAGGATTCACGCAGTGCCGCAGTACGATGTGGTGATCGTCGGGGCCGGGGTCATCGGCCACAGCATCGCCTTCAAAACCAAGCAGGCCCGTCCGGACTGGAATATCGTGGTGCTGGGCGATCCCATGCACTCTCTTGCGGCTTCCCGCGCCGCTGCGGGCATGCTGGCCCCATTCTGCGAATGCCGGGAGGCCAACCGCTTCTTCCGCTTCTGCCGCGAATCGCTCGACAAATATCCGCGTTTCATCGAAGAGGTTTCCTCGGTGAGCGGGAAAGACGTATTTCTGTCCGACGCAGGATCGATCATGCCGGAGAAATCCATCGGCGACCAGTGGGACGAGCGTCTCCAGTTCTTTAAATCGGAAAACGTGCCGCACGCCGTGTGGTCTCCTGCCGAGGTGCGGGAAAAACTGCCGCACCTTTCGCCGGACGTCGGCGCCTGCATCTGGGTCGGCGAGGCGCAGATCAACAACCGCCAACTGCACGACGCACTGGTGGCGGCCTCGGCGAAACTGGGAGTCAGGGTGGAGAACGCCGGTGTTACCGGATTCCGCCAGGACGGTTCATCGCTGTTTGCGGCGGTGACGGACACGGGGGAGGTGGAAGGAAAACGGTTCGTGCTGGCGGCGGGAAGCTGGTCGCAACAGCTGGGCAGGGTGCTCGGCGTCTCCATGCCGGTGCGTCCCATCAAAGGCCAGATGTGCCGCGTCGATGTGGACGACATGACCCTTGCCTACACCATTCACGGCATGTGTACCTACATCGCGCCGTGGCGGCAGGGCAATGGATTTGTGCTGGGCTCGACGATGGAGGACAAGGGATTCGACAGCCTGATTCAGGACGACGTCATTCAGGCCATCATCGACCGCGCCGCCGCCATCCTGCCCGCCATCCAGGATGCACCGCTCGTCGAAACGTGGGCGGGGCTGCGTCCCGCTGCGGAAGACCGCATGCCGGTCATGGGAGCGAGCAGCAAGTTTCACAACCTGTATTATTCAACGGGACATTTCCGTAACGGTATTTTGCAGACCCCAAATCAGGCCGACTACATGGCCGGGATTGTCACCGGCGACGCGCCGGAGTTGGTCGCCGAGTTCGACCCGGCGCGCTACGACATGTGA
- the surE gene encoding 5'/3'-nucleotidase SurE, with amino-acid sequence MIVLTNDDGFYAAGIQSVWQALKPLEDVIIVAPESEQSAVGHAITLANPLKALPVKTQEHGLIGYAVSGTPADCVKIAVTELLDEPPEMVISGVNHGGNMGTSIIYSGTVSAATEAATMGLPAIAVSLDSWESRDFSVATEFIRNLYPLVLEHGLPEGVSLNVNIPAVPRDEIKGVAVTRQGKSRVIEKFDKRVDPRNNIYYWLAGEMTFMEVEPGTDCEMVRENYISVTPIHFDLTRHDALDRIKEWKLEF; translated from the coding sequence ATGATTGTCCTTACAAATGATGACGGGTTTTACGCCGCCGGCATCCAGTCCGTGTGGCAGGCGCTCAAGCCGCTGGAGGACGTGATCATCGTCGCTCCGGAAAGCGAGCAGAGCGCCGTCGGCCACGCCATCACCCTGGCCAATCCGCTGAAAGCGCTTCCCGTGAAAACCCAGGAACACGGGCTCATAGGGTATGCCGTCAGCGGCACGCCGGCGGACTGCGTGAAGATCGCGGTGACGGAACTGCTGGACGAGCCCCCGGAGATGGTCATCTCCGGGGTCAACCACGGCGGCAACATGGGGACCAGCATCATTTACTCCGGAACCGTGTCCGCGGCGACGGAGGCGGCGACCATGGGACTGCCCGCCATCGCGGTGTCTCTGGATTCGTGGGAAAGCCGCGATTTCAGCGTGGCGACGGAGTTCATCCGCAACCTTTACCCGCTGGTGCTGGAGCACGGGCTGCCGGAAGGGGTGTCCCTCAATGTCAACATCCCCGCCGTGCCGCGTGACGAGATCAAAGGCGTGGCGGTGACGCGCCAGGGCAAGTCGCGCGTCATCGAGAAATTCGACAAGCGCGTGGACCCGAGGAACAACATCTATTACTGGCTGGCCGGGGAGATGACCTTCATGGAAGTGGAGCCGGGCACGGACTGCGAGATGGTGCGGGAGAACTACATCAGCGTCACGCCCATCCATTTCGATTTGACGCGGCACGATGCACTGGACCGCATCAAGGAATGGAAGCTGGAGTTTTGA
- a CDS encoding MBL fold metallo-hydrolase: MKLIFLGTGTSTGVPTVCCPCDVCRSDDPRNKRLRASVMVQNNGFNLLIDTSTDLRQQCLNHSIDRIHAVLYTHHHADHVHGIDELRVFNFFHKTVIPCYGNAMTLEAIQRNFNYIFNGHKPMGGGIPQLDPIVIESSPFELGGLNVLPVDITHGNMTILGYRINDLAYVTDCSGIPEESVEKLKGLDVLVLNALGFEPHPTHFCLDDALNAIDMLKPKRAILTHINHKFDHESVNKELPENVELAYDRMEVEA; encoded by the coding sequence ATGAAACTCATTTTCCTTGGAACGGGCACCTCCACCGGCGTGCCCACCGTCTGCTGCCCCTGCGACGTCTGCCGCTCCGACGACCCGCGCAACAAACGCCTCCGCGCCTCGGTCATGGTGCAGAACAACGGTTTCAACCTGTTGATCGACACCTCTACGGATCTGCGCCAGCAATGCCTCAACCACAGTATCGACCGCATCCACGCCGTGCTCTACACGCACCACCACGCCGATCACGTACACGGCATCGACGAACTGCGCGTGTTCAACTTTTTTCACAAAACCGTCATCCCCTGTTACGGCAATGCCATGACGCTGGAAGCCATTCAGCGCAACTTCAATTACATCTTCAACGGCCACAAGCCAATGGGCGGCGGCATCCCTCAACTCGACCCGATCGTCATCGAATCCAGCCCGTTCGAGCTGGGCGGTCTCAACGTCCTGCCGGTGGACATCACTCACGGCAACATGACCATATTGGGTTACCGCATCAACGACCTCGCCTACGTCACCGATTGCTCCGGCATCCCGGAGGAAAGCGTGGAAAAACTGAAGGGGCTGGACGTGCTCGTTTTGAACGCACTCGGATTTGAGCCGCACCCGACGCACTTCTGCCTCGACGACGCGCTGAACGCCATCGACATGCTGAAACCGAAGCGCGCCATCCTGACGCACATCAATCACAAATTCGATCACGAATCGGTGAACAAGGAACTGCCGGAGAATGTGGAACTGGCTTACGACCGGATGGAAGTGGAGGCGTGA